From Anabaena sphaerica FACHB-251, one genomic window encodes:
- a CDS encoding siphovirus Gp157 family protein, protein MTITLAQQSLAGLSQTAAHLWEQLINCQTSEEEADIINAIWETQEEQSEAVDIQAELALQLDAEITAIKQRLEHLKTVHQSALLRLERWRQKLDETILEQNATGILPEKMIGNSLRITIKENPPSCDLLVDAEKLPAKYRREKIVYSADKKAIIAAWKKGIPVDGTQVERKRRVVYALTATAIQDFKDSL, encoded by the coding sequence ATGACTATAACACTAGCTCAACAATCCTTAGCCGGACTATCCCAAACTGCTGCTCATCTTTGGGAACAATTAATCAATTGTCAAACTTCTGAAGAAGAAGCTGATATCATCAATGCGATTTGGGAAACTCAAGAAGAACAATCAGAAGCAGTTGATATTCAAGCCGAATTAGCATTACAACTAGATGCAGAAATAACAGCTATTAAGCAACGACTAGAACATTTGAAAACCGTACATCAATCAGCACTATTAAGACTAGAAAGGTGGCGACAGAAATTAGATGAAACAATTTTAGAACAAAATGCCACAGGAATTTTACCTGAAAAAATGATTGGTAATTCACTACGGATTACAATTAAAGAAAATCCACCCAGTTGTGACTTACTGGTAGATGCAGAAAAATTACCAGCAAAATATCGCCGAGAAAAAATAGTTTACTCAGCAGATAAGAAAGCGATTATCGCTGCTTGGAAGAAAGGAATTCCTGTGGATGGTACTCAAGTTGAACGTAAACGTCGGGTTGTTTATGCTTTGACAGCAACAGCAATTCAAGATTTCAAAGATTCACTGTAA
- a CDS encoding response regulator encodes MENIRAAIIEDHNLTRVGISSCLNEQKNIQVVGDAENAAAGLKLLQDTKPDIAIVDIGLPDMDGIGLVQQFRQSVPSAKETKIIMLTSFAKEQTVLAAFAAGADSYCIKTIKFELLLEALYMTYEGYSWIDPVIARIILKHIRRSVNTKQNITSKGIISAIEPEQVSILEANPLTDREMQVLELIVQGFGNQEIADQLYISLGSVKVYVRGILSKLYVSDRTQAAVLALRSGLLN; translated from the coding sequence ATGGAAAACATTAGAGCAGCAATTATCGAAGACCATAATTTGACCAGGGTAGGTATCAGTAGTTGTTTAAACGAACAAAAGAATATTCAAGTTGTGGGAGATGCTGAAAATGCTGCTGCTGGGCTAAAACTGCTTCAAGATACAAAGCCAGATATTGCCATTGTTGATATTGGTTTACCGGACATGGATGGGATAGGACTGGTACAGCAGTTCAGGCAATCTGTGCCATCAGCAAAAGAAACAAAAATCATTATGTTGACTTCTTTTGCTAAAGAGCAAACGGTTTTAGCGGCGTTTGCAGCTGGAGCAGATTCTTACTGTATCAAGACCATTAAGTTTGAGTTACTGTTAGAAGCACTGTACATGACTTATGAAGGATATTCTTGGATTGACCCAGTAATTGCGCGGATCATTCTCAAGCATATTCGTCGCTCAGTGAATACAAAACAAAATATTACTTCCAAAGGGATTATTTCTGCTATTGAACCGGAGCAAGTAAGTATTCTAGAAGCAAACCCACTGACAGATAGGGAAATGCAAGTATTAGAGTTAATTGTTCAAGGATTTGGCAATCAAGAGATTGCTGATCAACTGTATATTAGTTTGGGAAGTGTAAAAGTATATGTACGGGGTATTTTGAGCAAACTTTATGTTAGCGATCGCACTCAAGCTGCTGTTCTAGCATTGCGGTCTGGTTTACTCAATTAA
- a CDS encoding hybrid sensor histidine kinase/response regulator, whose product MTPFFWNPSSTESILWVDDSTKNFCSLKSILKQQGYRLTLANNDTEALTKIAESPPDLVILNTFISNINGCRITQQIKQNCDLPFIPVLLIANCDQSSLIRGLQASADEFLMKPVEQKELLARVRSLLRLKHSINQRYQLARQRCEDFMIKLTHDLRTPLTSTIQLLQMIQKGNFGHNFSEIRKHLQLLTESNQTLLSMVENVLEVYQYEAGCKDLEFFPVDLWELAQKVVQELKPLAVVKNVALNVKLNNTQPSAVKVRGDRIELYRLLTNLVGNAIRFTDQGSVDVYLSSQDQRVTITVKDTGIGISKIEQLCLFERFRQGKHQRQGNGLGLCLCRQIVEAHQGSISVSSTLGKGSIFTVSLPAL is encoded by the coding sequence ATGACTCCTTTCTTTTGGAATCCAAGCTCAACAGAAAGTATCCTTTGGGTAGATGACTCAACCAAAAACTTTTGCTCGCTCAAATCTATACTCAAGCAACAAGGATACAGGTTAACACTAGCAAACAATGATACAGAAGCCTTAACCAAGATTGCAGAATCTCCACCTGACTTGGTAATTTTAAATACCTTCATATCCAATATCAATGGATGTAGAATCACTCAACAAATTAAGCAGAATTGTGATCTACCTTTCATACCTGTGTTGCTGATTGCAAATTGTGATCAGTCTAGTTTGATTCGCGGTTTACAAGCTAGTGCTGATGAATTTTTGATGAAACCTGTAGAACAAAAAGAATTGTTAGCAAGAGTGCGTTCGCTCCTACGGTTAAAACATAGTATCAATCAAAGATATCAACTTGCTCGACAGCGATGCGAAGATTTTATGATCAAGTTGACTCACGATTTACGCACTCCTTTGACCTCAACAATTCAACTTTTGCAAATGATTCAAAAAGGGAATTTTGGTCATAATTTTTCAGAAATACGGAAACATTTGCAACTACTGACTGAGAGTAATCAAACGTTACTGTCAATGGTGGAAAATGTGCTAGAGGTTTATCAGTATGAAGCTGGATGTAAGGACTTGGAATTTTTTCCCGTTGACTTGTGGGAATTAGCTCAAAAGGTAGTTCAGGAACTCAAACCTTTAGCTGTTGTCAAAAACGTAGCTCTGAATGTCAAATTAAACAATACACAACCATCTGCGGTGAAAGTGCGGGGCGATAGAATAGAACTTTACCGACTGCTAACTAACTTAGTAGGTAATGCTATTCGTTTTACAGATCAGGGTTCAGTAGATGTTTACCTTAGTTCCCAGGATCAACGGGTAACAATTACTGTGAAAGATACAGGAATTGGCATTAGTAAAATAGAACAATTATGCTTATTTGAACGTTTTCGACAAGGCAAACATCAACGTCAAGGGAATGGTCTAGGATTATGTTTGTGCCGTCAGATTGTAGAAGCCCATCAAGGAAGTATTTCTGTGTCATCAACTTTAGGTAAAGGTAGCATTTTTACTGTTTCTTTACCCGCGTTATAA
- a CDS encoding helix-turn-helix domain-containing protein yields the protein MAEKWMKVRRTIDIEIPGLGKRIRQAREADRRSLAEICRQIPMTTMNWYKIESEETKALPIETLQRIEEVLNVDFGIKFYE from the coding sequence ATGGCTGAAAAATGGATGAAAGTTAGAAGAACGATAGATATAGAAATACCCGGTTTGGGAAAGAGAATTAGACAAGCCAGAGAAGCGGATAGACGCTCTTTAGCTGAAATATGTCGTCAAATTCCCATGACGACTATGAATTGGTATAAAATAGAATCCGAAGAAACCAAAGCTTTGCCAATTGAAACTTTACAGCGCATTGAAGAGGTGCTGAATGTTGATTTTGGTATTAAATTTTATGAATAA
- a CDS encoding ParA family protein has protein sequence MTRIITLFNQSGGVGKSSLAMNLAYHLQERKHRVLLIDMDPQGSLTTFMGLDPTALEQTVYDSILHSVPLPIQTQVHGIDLAPANINLSAAELELVVADMRDIRLKEALEPIANQYDFILIDCPPSLGLLSYISLVAATHVLVPIQTQYKAFCGTELLLNTVARVRSRPNRKLAIAGFIPTMYDGRNIQDARTLEAIQQQLAAVGVVYPAIPRSTAFADASEDHVPLAVYNPRHPAVPILKKIAQGLEKL, from the coding sequence TTGACACGCATAATTACACTTTTTAATCAGTCTGGTGGTGTAGGTAAATCGAGTTTAGCCATGAATCTTGCCTACCATTTGCAGGAGCGTAAACATCGCGTACTGCTGATAGATATGGACCCTCAAGGGTCGCTTACAACTTTCATGGGGCTAGATCCAACAGCACTAGAGCAAACTGTTTATGACTCCATTTTGCATTCTGTCCCATTACCAATTCAAACTCAAGTTCATGGTATAGATTTAGCTCCTGCCAATATTAATTTGAGTGCTGCCGAATTAGAATTAGTGGTAGCAGATATGCGAGATATCCGACTCAAAGAAGCTTTAGAACCAATAGCTAATCAATATGATTTTATATTGATAGATTGTCCACCTAGTTTGGGATTACTCAGTTACATCAGTTTGGTAGCAGCTACTCACGTTTTAGTTCCAATTCAAACTCAATACAAGGCATTTTGTGGAACTGAGTTATTGTTAAATACGGTTGCCAGAGTGCGATCGCGTCCCAATCGTAAACTAGCGATCGCTGGGTTTATTCCCACTATGTACGATGGTCGTAATATTCAGGATGCCCGAACTTTAGAAGCTATCCAACAACAATTAGCAGCAGTGGGTGTGGTTTACCCAGCTATTCCTCGTTCTACAGCTTTTGCTGACGCATCTGAAGATCATGTACCTTTAGCAGTCTATAATCCCAGACACCCTGCTGTGCCTATTCTCAAGAAAATTGCACAAGGTTTAGAAAAATTATGA
- a CDS encoding ParB/RepB/Spo0J family partition protein has product MNSRRDRPYQQMKPLDILFGESQSVAEIVAIESICLPPQQPRRYFDPQAMQELVESVRQHGILQPLLVRSRPDNKHELVAGERRYRAATEVGLAEVPVVIRELTDEEAMQLSLIENLCREDLNPVEETEGILQLLAIRLGSEVADITPLLYRMKNAADKQEESRHNVMPNPEVQVVEEVFTSLGLMTWESFVKNRLPLLNLSEDVLTALREGKIAYTKAKVIARIKDETARQELLAVAIAENLSLTQIQSRIKAIQPSSDPDQRKERIEGTMKRVKQAKVWEDQQKWSRLETLLAQIEELLGEE; this is encoded by the coding sequence ATGAATAGTAGGCGCGATCGCCCATATCAACAAATGAAACCCTTGGATATCCTGTTTGGGGAATCTCAATCTGTAGCTGAAATAGTTGCTATTGAATCAATTTGTCTCCCACCGCAGCAACCAAGGCGTTACTTCGACCCACAAGCAATGCAGGAATTAGTAGAGTCCGTGCGGCAACATGGGATTCTACAACCACTGCTGGTGCGTTCTCGTCCAGATAATAAACATGAACTGGTAGCCGGAGAAAGACGTTATCGAGCAGCAACAGAAGTTGGTCTGGCTGAAGTGCCAGTTGTAATTCGAGAACTCACCGATGAAGAAGCTATGCAGCTTTCTTTAATTGAGAACCTCTGCCGTGAGGATTTGAACCCAGTTGAGGAAACTGAGGGCATCTTGCAACTTTTAGCCATTCGTTTAGGAAGTGAAGTTGCCGATATTACTCCTTTGTTGTATAGAATGAAAAATGCAGCAGACAAGCAAGAAGAATCTAGGCATAACGTTATGCCTAACCCAGAAGTTCAAGTAGTGGAAGAAGTGTTTACCAGCTTGGGGTTAATGACTTGGGAATCCTTTGTCAAAAATCGTCTGCCATTATTAAACTTGTCGGAGGATGTGTTAACAGCACTGCGTGAAGGAAAAATTGCTTACACAAAAGCGAAAGTCATAGCTCGAATTAAAGACGAGACTGCACGCCAAGAATTACTAGCAGTAGCAATTGCAGAAAACCTTTCTCTAACTCAAATCCAGTCACGGATTAAAGCTATACAACCCTCTTCTGATCCTGATCAACGTAAAGAACGGATAGAAGGAACAATGAAGCGAGTGAAACAGGCAAAGGTTTGGGAAGACCAACAGAAATGGAGTCGTTTAGAAACACTCTTAGCACAAATAGAAGAATTGCTTGGTGAAGAATAA
- a CDS encoding alpha-L-fucosidase has protein sequence MSTWFDTARLGMFIHWGHSSQQGRELSWPMVGGVFSLPFCKDIPVEEYYRTVNTFNPQDYNPQEWAYLAKNLGVEYAILTTKHHDGFALFHTQESDFSIASTPYKKDIVREYIEAMRSVGLRIGLYFSLSDWHHPDYPAFTEADKPYRFEQLPQPTQQQWERYIQFMFNQIRELLTNYGQIDILWFDGSWERTPEQWQVQELAKMIRDLQPHILINDRLPNCGDFATPEQFIPPQPPAHLWETCLTINESWGYNPDDYHFKSSRKLIHTLCEVAAKGGKLLLNISPMGNGQIPPEQLERLKDIAEWMSQHSESILDTTPGLEPWQFYGSSTCKGDRIYLHLLMKPYETISVRGVPIKRVKSVSILADGTPLTYTSRCAIMDSLFNSDPLGELTICVPESVINSFATVIAIDINSSLT, from the coding sequence ATGAGTACATGGTTTGATACAGCACGACTGGGGATGTTTATTCATTGGGGTCATAGTTCCCAACAGGGACGTGAGTTATCTTGGCCTATGGTTGGAGGTGTATTCAGTCTTCCCTTCTGCAAAGATATTCCGGTTGAAGAATATTACCGTACAGTCAATACTTTCAATCCTCAAGATTACAATCCTCAAGAATGGGCATATTTAGCAAAAAATTTAGGAGTAGAGTATGCCATATTAACTACCAAGCATCATGATGGTTTTGCTCTATTCCATACTCAAGAATCAGATTTTTCTATTGCATCTACACCTTATAAAAAAGATATTGTCCGTGAATATATTGAAGCTATGCGCTCTGTAGGATTGCGTATTGGGCTTTATTTTTCGCTTTCAGACTGGCATCACCCTGATTATCCGGCTTTTACGGAAGCTGATAAACCTTATCGGTTTGAGCAACTGCCTCAACCCACACAGCAACAGTGGGAGCGATATATTCAGTTTATGTTCAATCAAATCCGAGAATTATTGACCAACTACGGTCAAATTGACATCTTATGGTTTGATGGGAGTTGGGAAAGGACTCCAGAGCAATGGCAGGTTCAAGAATTGGCAAAAATGATTCGTGATTTACAACCCCATATTCTCATTAATGACCGCTTACCCAATTGTGGAGACTTTGCAACTCCTGAGCAATTTATTCCCCCCCAACCTCCGGCTCATCTGTGGGAAACCTGTCTGACTATTAACGAGAGTTGGGGATATAACCCAGATGATTATCACTTCAAATCCTCTCGGAAACTGATTCATACATTGTGCGAAGTGGCAGCTAAAGGCGGTAAACTGTTACTGAATATTAGTCCAATGGGCAATGGACAAATTCCACCTGAGCAGTTAGAGCGTCTAAAAGATATAGCTGAATGGATGTCTCAGCATTCTGAAAGTATACTCGATACAACACCAGGACTAGAACCTTGGCAATTTTATGGTTCTTCTACTTGTAAGGGCGACCGTATTTATCTACACCTATTAATGAAACCTTACGAAACAATATCGGTTAGAGGAGTGCCAATAAAACGAGTGAAATCAGTATCTATTCTTGCTGACGGTACACCACTTACCTATACAAGTCGCTGTGCAATTATGGATTCTCTTTTTAATTCCGACCCGCTGGGTGAATTAACAATTTGTGTACCTGAATCAGTAATCAATTCTTTCGCTACAGTGATTGCTATTGATATCAACTCCTCTTTAACCTAA
- a CDS encoding ParM/StbA family protein, translating into MPNIHALQKIFPAGFDNGYGSLKLFVDGFKVVRIPSYISTAEMEDVPGRIVLDGVAYTVGESAFRTGYHFDRNTDHNENKIKNALLMLFGGLAHLPHRKAWHLKLVVSLHDIGLAEDLKQELNGEYQPILAGRKSDVTLEIIKVVPEGMGALFGHQLPPKLTVLDFGNGTTLYSRYNQGKREVHTPYPAGVEVLIEDIAEKMKRLNGGKIGNTSQIRFCLEKGHTRYSRDIDIKDIYTSCLKDWYEKFLKKPVNLTLDAKHQGDEIWAIGGGCLLPGFKKLLEKNGFKILDNPVEANACGLLEMAKAMMNKNL; encoded by the coding sequence ATGCCCAACATTCACGCTTTGCAAAAAATTTTTCCAGCAGGATTCGATAACGGTTACGGTAGTCTGAAACTTTTCGTTGATGGATTTAAAGTTGTTCGTATCCCCAGCTATATTTCCACAGCCGAGATGGAAGATGTACCAGGAAGAATCGTCTTAGATGGTGTAGCTTACACAGTAGGAGAATCTGCCTTTCGTACAGGTTATCATTTTGACCGCAACACAGACCACAACGAAAACAAAATTAAAAATGCACTGTTGATGTTATTTGGTGGATTAGCACATCTGCCACATCGTAAAGCTTGGCATTTAAAATTAGTCGTCAGTTTACACGACATAGGACTAGCAGAAGATTTAAAACAAGAACTCAACGGAGAATATCAACCAATACTTGCGGGCAGAAAATCAGATGTCACCCTAGAAATAATCAAAGTCGTCCCAGAAGGAATGGGTGCATTGTTTGGGCATCAACTTCCACCCAAGCTCACCGTCCTAGATTTTGGTAATGGAACTACGCTTTATTCTCGTTACAACCAGGGAAAGCGAGAAGTCCATACTCCCTACCCCGCAGGTGTAGAAGTTCTCATCGAAGACATTGCCGAAAAAATGAAACGTCTCAACGGGGGGAAAATCGGCAACACTTCCCAGATTCGATTTTGTTTGGAAAAGGGACATACCAGATACAGTCGTGACATTGATATTAAAGATATCTACACCAGTTGTTTGAAAGATTGGTATGAAAAATTCTTAAAGAAACCCGTAAACCTGACACTAGATGCCAAGCACCAGGGGGATGAAATTTGGGCAATTGGTGGTGGCTGTTTGTTACCTGGATTTAAGAAGCTATTGGAGAAGAACGGGTTTAAAATTCTGGATAATCCCGTAGAAGCTAATGCCTGTGGATTGCTAGAGATGGCAAAAGCCATGATGAACAAGAATCTGTAG
- a CDS encoding Uma2 family endonuclease: MIAVKDKFPKLTPEEYFVWEEKQLLRHEYINGEVYAMSGGTQNHGRIASNIIFIVKGHLRGSGCQVGNSDCRVNILETKDYVYPDVSVTCDERDRTAIQAIQYPCLIVEVLSPSTASYDRGDKFRLYRRNPSLQDYVLVDAEKIAIDLYRKNDRGNWEIFNYQSGDNIELRSIDLSFPIESVYEDIVFEELV; encoded by the coding sequence ATGATTGCTGTAAAAGATAAGTTTCCTAAGTTAACACCCGAAGAATATTTTGTCTGGGAAGAAAAACAACTGCTTCGTCATGAGTATATTAATGGTGAAGTTTACGCTATGAGTGGGGGAACTCAAAATCATGGCCGAATTGCTAGTAATATTATTTTCATTGTTAAAGGTCATTTACGGGGTAGTGGTTGTCAGGTTGGTAATTCCGATTGTCGTGTAAATATTTTGGAAACGAAGGATTATGTTTATCCTGATGTGAGCGTTACTTGCGACGAGCGCGATCGCACTGCAATCCAAGCAATTCAATATCCCTGTCTAATTGTTGAGGTTTTATCTCCCAGTACAGCCAGTTATGACCGAGGGGATAAATTTAGATTGTATCGTCGCAATCCTAGTTTGCAAGATTATGTTTTGGTTGATGCTGAGAAAATAGCGATTGATTTATACCGCAAAAATGATCGCGGTAATTGGGAGATTTTTAATTATCAGTCGGGGGATAATATCGAGCTACGAAGTATTGATTTAAGTTTTCCCATTGAGTCGGTTTATGAGGATATTGTTTTTGAGGAATTAGTTTGA
- a CDS encoding PIN domain-containing protein, whose translation MNKSVLDASAFLAYLRDEPGAEIVENALINGCYISIINWVEVLSKIVDLGESPDEVIKQLRDEGLLENSLEIIACNEEDALNIAKFRPLTKSTGLSLGDRACLALGKRLNLPVLTADKVWTSLSLGITINLIR comes from the coding sequence GTGAATAAATCTGTGTTAGATGCTTCCGCCTTTTTAGCTTATCTTAGAGATGAACCAGGAGCGGAAATTGTAGAAAATGCCTTGATTAATGGGTGTTATATCAGTATTATTAATTGGGTAGAGGTATTATCAAAAATTGTTGATTTAGGAGAATCTCCAGACGAAGTTATTAAACAATTGAGAGATGAAGGATTATTAGAAAATAGTCTAGAAATTATTGCTTGCAATGAGGAAGATGCCTTAAATATAGCTAAATTTCGACCTTTAACCAAAAGTACAGGATTATCATTAGGAGATCGTGCTTGTCTTGCTTTAGGTAAACGCTTGAATTTACCTGTATTAACAGCAGATAAAGTCTGGACGAGCTTATCTCTGGGAATTACAATTAATTTGATTCGTTAA
- a CDS encoding AbrB/MazE/SpoVT family DNA-binding domain-containing protein: MTLANPSIPQHYTLDIEAEGRLTLPQEIQQILNLESGDRLILTLEDNGTLQLISLKQQVKKLRGLLKDKSPDRNLVDELIQERRQEYLSE, encoded by the coding sequence ATGACACTTGCTAATCCATCAATTCCTCAACACTATACACTTGATATTGAAGCAGAAGGGCGTTTAACTTTACCCCAAGAAATCCAACAAATTCTTAATTTAGAATCTGGAGATAGATTAATTTTAACTCTTGAAGATAATGGAACACTGCAATTAATCAGTCTCAAACAACAAGTTAAAAAATTAAGAGGTTTATTAAAAGATAAATCACCTGATAGAAACTTAGTAGATGAACTCATCCAAGAACGCAGACAGGAGTATTTAAGTGAATAA